From a single Sulfitobacter faviae genomic region:
- a CDS encoding transporter substrate-binding domain-containing protein translates to MKFTQLAGSLVAATVIGTAAQADKLDDIISSGTLRCAVVLDFPPMGSRDDSNTPVGFDVDYCNDLAAALGVEAEIVETPFPDRIPALVSGRADVGVASTSDTLERAKTVGFSVPYFAFTNVVLTREDAGVDSFESLKGKTVGSVAGTFEAIALEEQVDAWDEGSFRSYQSQADVFLSLAQGQIDATVVTSTVASSIVASGKFDGLTIAGDAPFDVDYVGLIGLRQEYGLLNYLDLFVNQQVRSGRYQELFDKWVGGEAPDLTIAKAYR, encoded by the coding sequence ATGAAATTCACGCAACTCGCCGGGAGCCTCGTGGCTGCGACCGTGATCGGCACAGCCGCTCAGGCCGACAAACTGGACGACATCATTTCTTCGGGCACGCTGCGCTGCGCCGTGGTGCTGGACTTCCCGCCCATGGGCTCGCGCGATGACAGCAATACGCCCGTTGGCTTCGATGTGGACTATTGCAATGACCTGGCCGCCGCCCTTGGCGTCGAAGCCGAGATCGTGGAGACGCCCTTCCCCGACCGTATTCCCGCCCTCGTCTCGGGCCGTGCGGATGTGGGTGTTGCCTCCACCTCTGACACGCTGGAGCGCGCTAAGACCGTTGGTTTCTCGGTGCCCTATTTCGCCTTCACCAACGTTGTGCTGACCCGCGAAGACGCGGGCGTCGACAGCTTTGAAAGCCTCAAGGGCAAGACCGTGGGCTCCGTCGCGGGCACTTTCGAAGCCATCGCGCTGGAAGAGCAGGTCGACGCATGGGACGAAGGCAGCTTCCGTTCCTACCAGAGCCAAGCGGACGTCTTCCTGTCGTTGGCCCAAGGCCAGATCGACGCGACGGTCGTGACCTCCACCGTGGCCTCCTCCATCGTGGCGAGCGGCAAGTTCGACGGTTTGACCATCGCGGGCGATGCGCCGTTCGACGTGGACTATGTCGGTCTGATCGGCCTGCGTCAGGAATACGGTCTGCTGAACTACCTCGACCTCTTCGTGAACCAGCAGGTGCGCTCGGGCCGTTATCAGGAACTGTTCGACAAATGGGTCGGCGGCGAGGCGCCGGATCTGACCATCGCCAAAGCCTATCGCTGA
- a CDS encoding amino acid ABC transporter permease has protein sequence MGNYTFQWRQAFRALPEMLEGALVTLQISILSMLIGIAIAVLLAVGRDAKSAWLRAPATAWVEVARNTPALFQIYMAHFGLGSFGIYLSPYAALLAGIAFNNAGYLCETFRGAMRAIPGTQLRAGRSLGMGQAKAFRLIILPQMFRISFLPTTNQMIWAILMTSLGVTVGLNSDLAGVTQDLNARSFRTFEFFALAAVIYYVIAKTVMLGARLLAARLFRY, from the coding sequence ATGGGCAACTATACCTTTCAATGGCGACAGGCCTTTCGCGCCTTACCAGAGATGCTGGAAGGCGCGCTGGTCACGCTGCAAATATCGATCCTGTCGATGCTCATCGGCATTGCCATCGCCGTGCTGCTGGCCGTGGGCCGGGATGCCAAATCGGCTTGGCTGCGGGCGCCTGCGACCGCATGGGTCGAAGTGGCGCGCAACACGCCGGCGCTGTTTCAGATTTACATGGCGCATTTCGGGCTCGGGTCTTTCGGGATCTATCTCAGCCCCTACGCCGCGCTGCTGGCCGGGATCGCCTTCAACAACGCGGGCTACCTTTGCGAGACGTTCCGCGGCGCGATGCGCGCCATTCCGGGCACGCAGCTGCGCGCCGGGCGGTCACTGGGCATGGGGCAGGCCAAGGCGTTTCGCTTGATCATCCTGCCGCAGATGTTCCGCATCTCGTTCCTGCCGACGACGAACCAGATGATCTGGGCGATCTTGATGACCTCTCTGGGTGTCACGGTGGGGCTGAATTCGGATCTCGCCGGGGTGACGCAAGACCTCAACGCGCGCAGCTTCCGAACCTTTGAATTCTTCGCATTGGCGGCGGTGATCTACTACGTGATCGCCAAGACCGTGATGCTTGGCGCACGGCTGCTTGCCGCCCGCCTGTTTCGCTACTGA
- a CDS encoding amino acid ABC transporter permease: MFDTALTFNDLLFMLKGAGVTLSVTAFAVVGGTLLGVFFGVLRSQISPWAALPLTFVLDIFRSVPLLIQLILANAFQAIAGWGISPFVTSCIVLALYTSAYCTEIVRGAIEAVPSVTRRAARSLGMTWGQDLTQIVFPMALRVGLPSWIGLTLGVMKDSALVMWLGIIELLRASQILVTRLQEPMFILLVTGAIYFALSFPIARLGSRLEKRWQEND; this comes from the coding sequence ATGTTTGATACGGCTCTGACCTTCAACGACCTGTTGTTCATGCTCAAAGGCGCGGGGGTGACGCTTTCGGTCACCGCCTTCGCGGTGGTGGGCGGCACGCTGCTGGGGGTGTTCTTCGGGGTGCTGCGCAGCCAGATCAGCCCATGGGCGGCGCTGCCGCTGACCTTCGTGCTGGATATCTTCCGCTCGGTTCCGCTGCTGATCCAACTGATCCTTGCCAACGCTTTTCAGGCCATCGCGGGCTGGGGGATTTCGCCCTTCGTGACCTCCTGCATCGTGCTGGCGCTCTATACCTCGGCCTATTGCACCGAGATCGTGCGCGGCGCGATCGAGGCGGTGCCTTCGGTCACCCGCCGTGCGGCGCGCTCGCTTGGCATGACATGGGGGCAGGATCTCACGCAGATCGTCTTTCCCATGGCGCTGCGGGTCGGCCTGCCCAGTTGGATCGGCCTGACGCTTGGCGTGATGAAAGACAGCGCGCTGGTGATGTGGCTTGGCATCATCGAATTGCTGCGCGCCTCGCAAATTCTGGTGACACGCCTGCAAGAGCCGATGTTCATCCTGCTCGTGACCGGCGCGATCTACTTCGCGCTCAGTTTCCCCATTGCCCGGCTTGGCAGCCGCTTGGAAAAAAGGTGGCAAGAAAATGATTGA
- a CDS encoding amino acid ABC transporter ATP-binding protein, which yields MIEIENVHKSFGALQVLKGIDLTVQKGEVVSVIGGSGSGKSTLLTCINGLEPIDRGRIVVDGTEVHARDTDLNKLRRKIGIVFQQFNAFPHLTVLENVTLAPRKVKGIARKEAEEIAVQQLSHVGLADKLDVYPSRLSGGQQQRMAIARALAMSPDYILFDEVTSALDPQLVGEVLDTLKLLADEGMTMICVTHEMSFARDVSDRVAFFHKGVMAEIGAPDQIFGDPQQEETRQFLSSVR from the coding sequence ATGATTGAGATTGAAAACGTCCACAAATCCTTTGGTGCGCTTCAGGTGCTCAAGGGCATCGACCTGACCGTGCAAAAAGGCGAGGTCGTCTCGGTGATCGGCGGCTCGGGTTCGGGCAAATCGACGCTCTTGACCTGCATCAACGGGTTGGAGCCGATCGACAGGGGCCGCATCGTCGTCGACGGGACCGAGGTTCACGCCCGCGACACCGACCTGAACAAGCTGCGCCGCAAGATCGGCATCGTGTTCCAGCAGTTCAACGCCTTTCCGCATTTGACGGTGTTGGAAAACGTCACGCTGGCCCCGCGCAAGGTCAAAGGCATCGCCCGCAAAGAAGCCGAAGAGATCGCAGTGCAGCAGCTTTCGCATGTCGGTCTGGCCGATAAGCTCGATGTTTACCCTAGCCGCCTGTCGGGCGGGCAGCAGCAGCGGATGGCGATTGCGCGTGCATTGGCGATGTCGCCCGATTACATTCTCTTTGACGAGGTGACCTCGGCCCTCGACCCGCAACTGGTGGGCGAGGTGCTGGACACGCTCAAACTGCTGGCAGATGAAGGGATGACGATGATCTGTGTCACCCATGAGATGAGTTTCGCACGCGATGTGTCGGACCGTGTGGCCTTCTTTCACAAGGGCGTCATGGCCGAGATCGGCGCGCCGGATCAGATCTTTGGTGATCCGCAGCAAGAAGAGACCCGTCAATTCCTGTCGAGCGTGCGGTAA
- a CDS encoding 4-hydroxyproline epimerase — MTQHTFPCIDGHTCGNPVRLVTGGAPLLKGANMLEKRAHFLAEYDWIRTGLMFEPRGHDQMSGAILYPPTRDDCDIAVLFIETSGCLPMCGHGTIGTVTIALENGLVTPATPGQLRLETPAGRVDVTYRQEGRFVEEVRLTNVPAFLHAEGLTAEVEGLGEVVVDVAYGGNFYAIVEPQKNFRDMADFSVSELVGLSPKLRAALNAKYVFTHPEHPAINGLSHILWTGAPRAGEAHARNAVFYGDKAIDRSPCGTGTSARMAQLAAKGKLNVGDDFVHESIIGSMFKGRVEAAAEVAGRPAIIPSIAGWARVTGFNTIFIDERDPFAHGFVVT, encoded by the coding sequence ATGACGCAACACACATTTCCCTGTATCGACGGCCATACCTGCGGCAACCCGGTACGGCTCGTCACCGGCGGCGCGCCGCTGTTGAAGGGCGCGAACATGCTGGAAAAGCGCGCCCATTTTCTGGCGGAATACGACTGGATCCGCACCGGTCTGATGTTCGAGCCGCGCGGGCACGACCAGATGTCGGGCGCGATCCTTTACCCACCGACGCGGGATGATTGCGACATCGCAGTGCTGTTCATCGAGACCTCGGGCTGCCTGCCGATGTGCGGCCACGGCACCATCGGCACCGTCACCATCGCGCTTGAGAACGGGCTGGTCACCCCCGCCACCCCCGGCCAATTGCGCCTTGAAACCCCTGCCGGGCGGGTCGATGTGACCTACCGGCAAGAGGGGCGTTTCGTCGAAGAGGTGCGCCTGACCAACGTGCCCGCCTTCCTCCACGCCGAAGGGCTGACGGCAGAGGTCGAGGGTTTGGGCGAAGTGGTGGTTGATGTGGCCTATGGCGGCAATTTCTACGCCATCGTTGAGCCCCAGAAGAACTTCCGCGATATGGCGGATTTCTCGGTCTCCGAACTGGTCGGTCTGAGCCCCAAACTCCGTGCCGCGCTCAATGCGAAATATGTGTTCACCCACCCCGAACATCCCGCGATCAACGGGCTGAGCCATATCCTCTGGACCGGCGCCCCCCGCGCGGGAGAGGCGCACGCCCGCAACGCGGTTTTCTACGGTGACAAGGCGATCGATCGTTCCCCCTGCGGCACTGGCACCTCGGCGCGGATGGCGCAGTTGGCGGCCAAGGGCAAACTGAATGTGGGCGATGATTTCGTCCATGAATCCATCATCGGCTCCATGTTCAAAGGCCGTGTTGAAGCGGCGGCAGAGGTGGCCGGCAGGCCCGCGATCATCCCTTCCATCGCAGGTTGGGCGCGGGTGACGGGTTTTAACACCATTTTCATCGACGAGCGTGACCCCTTCGCGCACGGCTTTGTCGTCACCTGA
- a CDS encoding aconitase X, with the protein MAQIIVPAAAQGAVLASSEGLSFWGGVDPATGKVIDAHHPLCGQSLAGKILLMPTSRGSCTGSGVLLELALNGHAPAALVFREAEDILTLGALIAGKMFDKPLAVLRLGAEDYDLLAKSRSARITPEMLSTDDWDLPLSDRPARALHLTAEDQAMLDGAEGKAVQLAMEITCTMAQGQGAERLVDVTRVHIDGCIYASPANLLFAQTMADMGSKVRVPTTMNAISVDHGNWRGQGVPPDFGLPASRLADAYVTMGARPSFTCAPYQLPAPPERGEFIAWSESNAVIYANSVLGARTVKHPDFLDLCIALTARAPLSGVYLEEHRAPRRVIEVELPAEYDEAIWPMLGWLAGQAAPDRIPVLRGLEGAAPNEDDLKALCAAFGTTSAAPMLHVAGVTPEADLPPVAEADTFRLTSDDLRRVWRQFNAGAATVDLVAFGSPHFSHAECRALDTALAGRKRHADTAVIVTLGQDTLQAARDDGTVARLEAAGVQVVPDICWCSISEPVFPPSAKVLMTNSGKYAHYAPVCRAGPCALAVSPIVWRPPCRGVRGRHCRDG; encoded by the coding sequence ATGGCGCAAATCATCGTTCCCGCCGCAGCCCAAGGCGCGGTGCTGGCTTCCTCTGAGGGGCTGAGTTTCTGGGGCGGCGTCGATCCGGCCACGGGCAAGGTCATCGATGCGCATCACCCGCTTTGCGGTCAATCGCTCGCGGGGAAGATCCTGCTCATGCCCACCAGCCGCGGCTCTTGCACCGGCAGCGGCGTGCTGCTGGAACTGGCGTTGAACGGTCATGCCCCTGCTGCCCTCGTGTTTCGCGAGGCCGAAGACATCCTGACCTTAGGCGCGCTGATCGCGGGCAAGATGTTCGACAAGCCGCTCGCGGTGCTGCGCCTCGGGGCCGAGGATTACGACCTGCTCGCCAAATCCCGCAGCGCGCGGATCACGCCTGAGATGCTCAGCACCGATGACTGGGATCTGCCCCTGTCGGACAGGCCCGCCCGCGCCCTGCATCTCACTGCCGAGGATCAAGCGATGCTGGACGGGGCCGAGGGCAAAGCCGTGCAACTGGCGATGGAGATCACCTGCACCATGGCGCAGGGGCAGGGGGCCGAGCGGCTGGTCGACGTGACGCGCGTGCATATCGACGGCTGCATCTACGCCAGCCCCGCCAACCTGCTCTTTGCCCAGACCATGGCCGATATGGGCTCGAAGGTGCGCGTGCCGACGACGATGAATGCGATCTCGGTCGATCACGGCAATTGGCGCGGTCAAGGCGTGCCGCCGGATTTCGGCCTGCCCGCCAGCCGTTTGGCCGACGCCTATGTTACCATGGGCGCGCGGCCCAGTTTCACCTGTGCGCCCTACCAATTGCCCGCCCCGCCCGAACGCGGCGAATTCATCGCGTGGTCGGAGTCAAACGCGGTGATCTATGCCAATAGCGTGCTTGGCGCGCGGACGGTGAAACATCCCGATTTCCTCGACCTGTGCATCGCGCTCACCGCGCGCGCACCGCTCTCAGGGGTCTATCTGGAGGAACATCGCGCCCCGCGCCGGGTGATCGAAGTGGAACTGCCCGCGGAGTATGACGAGGCGATCTGGCCGATGCTGGGCTGGCTCGCGGGGCAGGCCGCCCCGGACCGGATCCCGGTCCTGCGCGGGTTGGAGGGGGCCGCCCCGAATGAGGATGACCTCAAAGCGCTCTGCGCGGCCTTTGGCACTACTTCCGCAGCCCCGATGCTGCATGTGGCTGGGGTCACACCCGAAGCCGACCTGCCCCCTGTCGCAGAGGCCGATACGTTCCGCCTCACATCCGATGACCTGCGCCGCGTTTGGCGGCAGTTCAACGCCGGGGCCGCGACGGTCGATCTCGTGGCCTTCGGCAGCCCGCATTTCTCGCACGCCGAATGCCGCGCGCTCGACACCGCCCTCGCCGGGCGCAAGCGCCATGCCGACACGGCTGTCATCGTGACGCTCGGCCAAGACACGCTGCAAGCGGCGCGCGATGACGGCACCGTGGCGCGGCTGGAGGCCGCGGGCGTGCAGGTGGTGCCCGACATCTGCTGGTGCTCGATTTCCGAGCCGGTTTTCCCGCCCTCGGCCAAGGTGCTGATGACCAACTCGGGCAAATACGCCCATTACGCCCCGGTCTGTCGGGCCGGGCCGTGCGCTTTGGCAGTATCGCCGATTGTGTGGAGGCCGCCGTGTCGGGGCGTGCGGGGGAGGCATTGCCGAGATGGCTGA
- a CDS encoding trans-3-hydroxy-L-proline dehydratase: protein MRSSKTVHVISAHAEGEVGDVIVGGVTPPPGETLWEQSRWIARDETLRNFVLNEPRGGVFRHVNLLVPPKDPRADAAFIIMEPEDTPPMSGSNSICVSTVLLDGGILPMTEPVTELTLEAPGGLVKVRAECRNGKAERIFVQNLPSFAARLDVPLEVEGLGTLTVDTAYGGDSFVVVDAAAMGFSLEAHEAHDIARLGVRITDAANAAMRFDHPENPDWQHFSFCLFAGPVTRDETGLRAGAAVAIQPGKVDRSPTGTALCARMALLHARGEMGLEDSLTTVSLIGSTFTGRILGETRVGEHTAIQPELSGRGWVTGIHQHMLDPDDPWPGGYRLSDTWGARG, encoded by the coding sequence ATGCGTAGCAGCAAGACGGTGCATGTGATCTCGGCCCATGCCGAGGGTGAGGTGGGCGATGTGATCGTGGGTGGTGTCACCCCGCCGCCGGGTGAGACGCTGTGGGAGCAGAGCCGCTGGATCGCGCGGGATGAGACCCTGCGCAACTTCGTGTTGAACGAGCCGCGCGGCGGGGTGTTTCGTCATGTGAACCTGCTGGTCCCGCCGAAAGACCCCCGCGCCGATGCGGCCTTCATCATCATGGAGCCGGAGGACACGCCGCCGATGTCTGGTTCCAATTCGATCTGCGTCTCGACCGTGCTGCTCGACGGGGGCATCCTGCCGATGACGGAGCCTGTGACGGAGCTAACCCTCGAAGCGCCGGGCGGGCTGGTGAAGGTCCGCGCCGAATGTCGCAATGGCAAGGCGGAGCGTATTTTCGTACAGAACCTGCCAAGCTTCGCGGCGCGTCTGGATGTGCCGCTTGAGGTCGAAGGGCTGGGCACGCTCACTGTCGATACCGCCTATGGCGGCGACAGTTTCGTCGTCGTCGATGCCGCCGCCATGGGGTTTTCGCTAGAGGCCCATGAGGCCCATGACATCGCGCGGCTTGGCGTGCGGATCACCGATGCGGCCAATGCGGCGATGCGGTTCGACCACCCTGAGAACCCCGATTGGCAGCATTTCTCTTTCTGCCTGTTCGCCGGTCCAGTCACCCGCGATGAGACCGGCCTGCGCGCCGGGGCGGCGGTGGCGATCCAGCCGGGCAAGGTGGACCGTTCGCCCACTGGCACCGCCCTTTGCGCGCGGATGGCCCTGCTGCACGCGCGGGGGGAAATGGGACTGGAGGACAGCCTGACCACCGTGTCGCTGATCGGGTCGACCTTCACGGGGCGCATCTTGGGCGAGACGCGGGTGGGCGAACATACGGCCATCCAGCCAGAACTGTCGGGCCGGGGCTGGGTCACGGGCATCCACCAACATATGCTCGACCCCGATGACCCTTGGCCGGGCGGCTACCGCTTGTCCGACACATGGGGTGCGCGCGGCTAG
- a CDS encoding peptide ABC transporter substrate-binding protein, giving the protein MKLRTTLASSALALSLAFQAHAADVPEGVNLAEDQTYTFWLLDAIKSMDPQINTDVEGSDVLRNLFEGLYNEDGNGELVPGVALDHEVSEDGKTYTFNLRDDAKWSNGEPVTANDFVYSWRRLADPATASEYAWYMELMQVENAPEIIAGDKSPDELGIRAIDDHTLEVKITTPLPYFPQMLVHGSTFPVLQSVVEEHGDDWTDAGTLVGNGAYTLVEHQLGERVVMEKNDTYWDAENVVMEEIIALTINDVNQALTRYLAGELDRVDIPAGQYPRLKKEYPEQAVSTPYNCSYIYMLNVGEKGPEALKNVNVRRALAYAIDRDIIVDRILQGGQKPSYNWTHWAIADFERPELDWADNMDQAQRVEKAKELLAEAGYGPDNPLDLTLQYNTSEDHKKIAIAASQMLKQIGVNLTLDNYEWKVHTDRMQNQDYDMARYAWCGDYNEASTYLDLLTSYSGHNNGEFYNDAYDTLMKDSKTAEDPQPLYQEAEKILAEEMPIIPIYHYANVDMIAEDIEGLPENNVNNTWYGKDLYRTAE; this is encoded by the coding sequence ATGAAGCTACGCACCACACTCGCATCCTCCGCATTGGCGCTAAGCCTTGCCTTTCAGGCCCATGCCGCCGATGTGCCCGAGGGCGTGAATCTTGCCGAAGATCAGACCTATACCTTCTGGCTGCTCGACGCGATCAAGTCGATGGACCCGCAGATCAACACCGACGTCGAAGGCTCGGACGTGCTGCGCAACCTTTTCGAGGGGCTCTACAACGAAGATGGCAACGGTGAGCTGGTCCCCGGTGTGGCGCTCGACCACGAAGTTTCGGAAGACGGCAAGACCTATACGTTCAACCTGCGCGACGACGCCAAGTGGTCCAACGGGGAGCCGGTCACGGCGAATGACTTCGTCTATTCATGGCGCCGTCTGGCCGACCCGGCGACCGCCTCGGAATACGCCTGGTACATGGAGTTGATGCAGGTCGAGAATGCGCCCGAGATCATCGCCGGGGACAAGTCCCCTGATGAGCTGGGCATCCGCGCCATCGACGACCACACGCTTGAGGTCAAGATCACCACGCCGCTGCCCTATTTCCCGCAGATGCTGGTGCACGGCTCGACCTTCCCCGTGCTGCAAAGCGTGGTTGAGGAACATGGCGACGACTGGACCGATGCGGGCACGCTTGTCGGAAACGGCGCCTATACGCTGGTCGAGCACCAGCTGGGCGAGCGTGTCGTGATGGAAAAGAACGACACCTATTGGGACGCCGAGAACGTGGTGATGGAAGAGATCATCGCGCTGACGATCAACGACGTGAACCAAGCCCTGACCCGCTATCTGGCCGGTGAGCTGGACCGCGTGGACATCCCCGCCGGTCAGTATCCCCGTCTGAAAAAAGAGTATCCCGAACAGGCGGTCTCCACCCCCTATAACTGCTCCTACATCTACATGCTGAACGTGGGTGAGAAGGGGCCGGAGGCGTTGAAAAACGTCAATGTGCGCAGGGCGTTGGCCTATGCCATCGACCGCGACATCATCGTCGACCGCATCCTGCAGGGCGGCCAGAAGCCTTCGTACAACTGGACCCACTGGGCGATTGCCGATTTCGAGCGTCCCGAACTGGACTGGGCCGATAACATGGATCAGGCGCAGCGTGTGGAGAAGGCCAAGGAACTGCTGGCCGAGGCGGGCTACGGCCCCGACAACCCGCTGGATCTGACATTGCAGTACAACACCTCGGAAGATCACAAGAAGATCGCCATCGCCGCGTCGCAAATGCTCAAGCAGATCGGTGTGAACCTCACGCTCGACAACTATGAGTGGAAGGTCCACACCGACCGGATGCAGAACCAAGACTACGACATGGCGCGTTACGCTTGGTGCGGTGACTACAACGAGGCGTCGACCTATCTCGACCTGCTGACCTCCTATTCGGGCCATAACAACGGCGAGTTTTATAACGACGCCTATGACACGCTCATGAAGGACAGCAAGACCGCCGAGGATCCGCAGCCGCTTTATCAAGAAGCGGAGAAGATCTTGGCCGAGGAAATGCCGATCATCCCGATCTACCATTACGCGAACGTCGACATGATCGCGGAAGACATCGAAGGTCTGCCCGAGAACAACGTGAACAACACTTGGTACGGCAAAGACCTCTACCGTACCGCAGAGTAA
- the oppB gene encoding oligopeptide ABC transporter permease OppB encodes MLSYILKRLAIAIPTLLVLIVISFLLMHSAPGGPFTSERELPPQVLANLNAKYGLDDPLWKQITSYVWGIVTEFDFGPSFVYKDRSVNEIIAQGFPITLTYGLLSFAVAVIVGVSLGVAAAVRHNSALDYAAVGVSIGAQVLPNFVMAPILVLVFTLWLGWLPGGGWQGPEYWIMPVIALSTSFMASIARITRSSMLEVLTSNHIRTARAKGLPERRVILRHALKPAMLPVISYLGPAFVAMITGSVVVDIYFSTGGIGKAFVDSALNRDYAVMMGVTILVGALTIFFNLVVDILYGWIDPKIRY; translated from the coding sequence TTGCTCAGTTACATCCTCAAGCGCCTTGCCATCGCTATTCCGACGCTTCTGGTTTTGATCGTCATCTCTTTCCTGCTGATGCATTCCGCCCCCGGTGGCCCCTTCACCTCCGAGCGCGAGTTGCCGCCGCAGGTGCTGGCGAACCTCAATGCGAAATACGGGCTGGACGATCCCCTTTGGAAGCAGATCACCTCCTACGTCTGGGGCATCGTGACCGAGTTCGATTTCGGGCCGAGCTTCGTCTACAAGGACCGTTCGGTGAACGAGATCATCGCCCAAGGTTTCCCGATCACGCTGACGTACGGCCTTTTGTCCTTCGCCGTGGCGGTCATCGTCGGTGTGAGCCTCGGCGTCGCCGCCGCCGTGCGGCACAACTCGGCGCTGGACTATGCCGCCGTCGGCGTCTCCATCGGGGCGCAGGTGCTGCCGAACTTCGTCATGGCGCCGATTCTCGTGCTGGTCTTCACGCTCTGGCTCGGCTGGCTGCCGGGCGGCGGATGGCAGGGGCCGGAATACTGGATCATGCCGGTGATCGCGCTCTCGACCTCCTTCATGGCCTCAATCGCGCGGATCACCCGCTCGTCCATGCTCGAGGTGCTGACCTCGAACCACATCCGCACCGCCCGCGCCAAGGGCCTGCCCGAGCGCCGGGTGATCCTGCGCCACGCGCTAAAACCCGCGATGCTGCCGGTGATTTCCTACCTCGGGCCCGCCTTCGTGGCGATGATCACCGGCTCCGTGGTGGTCGACATCTATTTCTCCACCGGCGGCATCGGCAAAGCCTTCGTCGATTCGGCGCTGAACCGTGACTACGCGGTGATGATGGGGGTGACGATCCTCGTCGGTGCGCTGACCATCTTCTTCAACCTCGTGGTCGACATCCTTTACGGGTGGATCGACCCCAAGATCCGGTACTGA
- a CDS encoding ABC transporter permease subunit — translation MVMTSEQRVETSEIAAKGRSPWADARRRFFRNKAALMGLVILGFVVAFALFGNSLAQWSNEELDYNVMGQIVELGGPSIESGHYFGTDDLGRDLFARTVQGTQISLAVGLVGALIACIVGTLYGAVAGYFGGRTDSIMMRLVDIFMAVPYMFVLILLLVMYGRSITILFAGVGLISWMEMARIVRGQTLTIKGREFVEAARATGVSAPVIILRHIVPNLLGVIAVYATLLVPLMILTESFISFLGLGVQEPLTSLGALISEGAGTIAYGTTWQLGFPLLFFCLTLFGLFFIGDGLRDALDPKDR, via the coding sequence ATGGTGATGACATCCGAACAACGGGTCGAGACCAGCGAGATCGCCGCCAAGGGCCGCTCCCCCTGGGCTGACGCGCGGCGGCGGTTCTTCCGCAACAAGGCGGCGCTGATGGGGCTGGTGATCCTCGGCTTCGTCGTGGCCTTCGCGCTCTTCGGCAACAGCCTCGCACAATGGTCGAACGAGGAGCTCGACTACAACGTCATGGGCCAGATTGTCGAACTGGGCGGCCCGTCGATCGAGAGCGGCCATTACTTCGGCACCGACGATCTGGGCCGTGACCTCTTTGCACGCACCGTGCAGGGCACCCAGATCAGCCTCGCCGTGGGCCTCGTCGGTGCGCTGATCGCCTGTATCGTCGGCACGCTCTACGGCGCGGTGGCGGGCTATTTCGGCGGGCGCACCGACAGCATCATGATGCGGCTTGTCGATATCTTCATGGCCGTGCCTTACATGTTCGTGCTGATCCTGCTCTTGGTCATGTACGGCCGCTCGATCACCATCCTCTTTGCCGGTGTCGGCCTGATCTCATGGATGGAGATGGCCCGCATCGTGCGCGGCCAGACCCTGACCATCAAGGGCCGCGAATTTGTCGAGGCGGCCCGCGCCACCGGCGTTTCCGCCCCGGTCATCATCCTGCGCCATATCGTGCCCAATCTACTGGGGGTGATCGCCGTCTATGCCACGCTGCTGGTCCCGCTGATGATTCTGACCGAGAGCTTCATCTCTTTCCTCGGCCTTGGCGTGCAGGAGCCGCTGACCTCCCTCGGGGCGCTGATCTCCGAAGGCGCGGGCACCATCGCCTATGGCACCACCTGGCAGTTGGGCTTCCCGCTGCTGTTCTTCTGTCTCACGCTCTTCGGCCTGTTCTTCATCGGCGACGGGCTTCGTGACGCGCTCGACCCCAAGGATCGCTGA